CTCTTTTCGCCATACAAGTTATCCGTACTGAATCCACCCGTTTGTAATGCCCGCTTCGCGTACAACTCTTGTAGCCAAAAGAAACTCTTCTCTGGTTATTTTTCTGTTTATTTCAGGATACTCTTTCGCGCGGTAAACAGGCACATACTGGCTCATTAAACTAAAATAAACATCTTTCGATAAACTGTTTACCACAAAATCAACAACGACTCGCAACTCCTCAATACCGCCAGGAAAAAGAAGATGCCTTACAATAAGCCCTTTCTTAGCAATACCGTTGTCATTCACTACGAGATTCCCCACCTGATTGTACATCTCTTTTACAGCGGCTTTGGTAATCTCAACATAATTAGGTACTTTGGAATATCTTTCACCTGAAGCATTTGTGCCATATCTGAAGTCAGCGAGATAAATATCAATGAACCCATGTAAAAGCTGCAGGACTTCCACTGATTCATATCCACTCGTATTATAAACGATAGGGAGTGTTAAACCTTTACTCTTCGCAATAGAAAGCGCTTCGGCAATCTGCGGGAAAAAATGCGTCGCAGTGATGAGATTTATATTGGCAGCCCCTTTATTTTGCAATTCCAGCATAATGTTTACAAGGTCTCCTATAGAAATTTCTCTGCCAGAAAAAAGCTGGCTAAAATTATAATTCTGGCAATATACACACTTTAAATTACAATAACTAAAAAAAATGGCACCGGCACCTACATTGCCAACAAGAGGGGGCTCTTCGCCTTTGTAAATAGTGTAAGAAGAAATCTTTAATCTGTTTCCGGCACTGCACGAACCTGTTTCTCCTTCTTTTCGTTTCACGCCGCAATTTAAAGGGCACAGGTAACACGGGGAAAACAGATCATAAAGTTTTTTTACTTTATCTTCTGTCTTCATAAGCTATCTTTTAAAGATTCAATCTGCCTCTTGCTTTCTTCGATAAATTTTTCACGGCGCACAGATTTATTTATTTTAAGAAATCCTTCCGGAATTAAACCAAAATTTGCCCTCATTGGCTGTGGTGTGTCCAACGGATTGTCCACGATAAAGTGAATTAAAGAACCGAGAAGTGTATTCCGTGGTATAGATATGGGATCTTTCTTTAAGGCAATTCTTATAGCATTGATACCAGAAAGCAAACCTGTAGCAATAGATTCAACATATCCTTCAACGCCTGACAGCTGCCCTGCTATCAAAACAAGAGGATTTTTTTTGAGCTGTAAAGTATCTTTAAGGAGTGCCGAACTTTTTATGTACGCATTTTTATGGATAGACCCAAAGCGTATAAACTCAGCGTTGCGAAAACCCGGTATCAGCCGTAATACACGCTCTTGCTCTCCATATCGAAGAGATGTTTGAAAGCCTACAAGTTCATAAAGACTCCCTTCAATGTTTTCTTTTCTGAGCTGAACCACTGCAAAATATTTTTTGTCGAAGCCAACAGGCCTTAGCGGCCCGAAACGCAATGAATCCTTGCCTCTCTTTGCAATTTCTTCGACAGGCAAACACGCATCAAAAAAATGTCCACGCTCAAAATTATGGGGCAAGTGTTGCTCTGCATTGACAAGAGCATTATAAAAAATTTCATACTCTTCCTTTGTCAAAGGAGCATTAAGATAATCAGAACCTTTGCCATATCGTCCGGCAAAAAATAATCTGCTCATATCAAGAGATTCAGCCGTCACAATTGGAGAAATCGCATCATAAAAATAAAGATTTTCAGTTTCCAGCGCCTCGCCGAGGGTTTTAAGAAAAGAAGCAGAGGTAAGCGGCCCTGTCGCTATAACTGTAATTCCATCGGGTATCTTGTTCGCTTCTTTCCTTATAACATTAATATACCTGCTACTAGAAATAAGTGAAGTAACTTCCTTTGAAAACCGTTCTCTGTCTACCGCAAGGGCTTTGCCTGCTGGCACTTTATTTCTCAAAGCCACCTGTAAAAGAACAGAACCAAGAGAAAATGCTTCTTCCTTTAACAATCCTCGTGGGTTCTTTAGTTCCATTGAGCCAAATGAATTGCTACAGACAATTTCCGCAAAAAAATCTGTTTTATGGGCCTCTGTTAATTTTTCGGGACGCATTTCATAGAGATCAACTTCTACGCCTCGTTTAGCAATTTGCAAAGCTGCTTCGCTCCCTGCAAGCCCTCCGCCAATAACATTTATTTTCATAGCGATTTTCTGAATCGCCCAGCTGTCCTTTTAATAAGCTGCTTAATTTCCATATGGGTAAGGATAGAAGCGAGTCTGCTAGGAGAAATAGCTGTTTCGTAAGCAATAGATTCTACAGTTTTAGCGTCATTATTTAAAACATCAAGAATTAAATTTTCTTCATCGGATAATCTCTTTTTCTTTTTTGTGTCTATCTCTATTTTATAACCGATATATTCCAGGATATCCGCAACGCATGTTACGGGAACCACCCCGTCCTGTATTAGTCGATTAGCCCCTCTACTTTTATCGCTTGTGATATCGCCAGGGATAGCAAACACATCTCTTCCCTGCTCCGCTGCAAGACGAGCGGTAATAAGAGACCCGCTGTGCTCAGCAGCTTCAACAACAAGAGTGGCAATCGATAAACCACTTATAATTCGATTTCTAAAAGGAAAGTTATACTTATGCGGCGCTGTACCAAGAGGAAATTCTGAGAGCAGTGCGCCACTTTTAATAATCTTTTTAGCTAAGCTTTTATTGGAAGATGGATAAATGCAATCTATCCCCGAGCCCAATACAGCAATAGTTCTCCCAGAAGCTGCAAGCGCGCCCCTGTGTGAGAGGGTATCTATGCCCTCTGCAAGCCCACTAACAACGGTTATACCCGCTGATGCAATTTCATTAGAGAAAGCCTCAGCAATCATTCGCCCATATGAGCTGCACTTCCTTGAGCCGACAATACTAATAGCATTTTCATCGTCATCGATAATATCTCCCCTCATATAAAGCACAATAGGGGGGTCTTTGATATCTCCTAGTCTTTTGGGATATTTTTGGGAATTAATAGTTAGTACTTCGATGTCTTCTTTCTCTGCGTTTTTAATCTCTTTTTCAGCATCACTATAAACTTTTGAAGATAGTGGCACAGTTATCCCGGATCCATTTTTATATTGATTAAGAGCAATGGTTATTAGCTTTTCACCATGTTTATTCCCCCGCAAAAGATTAAGTGCTACCCAAATTAATCTATCATCCATAACGATAATCAGTATAACTATTTGCATATTTTTTTCAATTTTATATAATATAAATTAACCTCCAGGGTAAGGTGAGTCATTAAAAAATGATGATTCCTAATCGGTGGTAAAAGGATTAAATCCTGAAGCCCACGAGTCCGCTAATGGACAGATCTGGTGAAAAACCAGAGCCGACAGTAAAGTCTGGATGGAAGGAGGAAAAAATGAAACGAACTAAACTTCGTAGTGTTATCCTTGCAGGCATCCTTGCAGCATTAAGCTTTGTATTGATGCGTTTCACGGAATTCCCACTCATTCCTGCAGCTCCATTTCTTAAAACCGATTTAGGTGACATTCCTCTCCTCATTGGTGCGGTATATCTCGGTCCATGGTATGGCGTTGCTATTGCATTTATAAAAAATCTTTTATTCCTTGCATCGGGTGGTGGCAGTGGTGGACTGCTTGGGTCAACTGTTAATTTTATCGCACTCGGCAGCTTTGCAATTGTGCTAGGCAGTATCGTTAAGAGAACAATAAATTTAAAAAGATTGTTGTTAGGCTTTACTGCAGGAACAGTAGTAATGGCTCTCGTAATGATCCCCGTAAATTTATGGGCAGTCCCCTTGTTTCTCCCCGGCATTACTCGCCCAGCTCTAATAAGCTACTTATTTAAAGTAAACCTTCCGTTTAACCTTATAAAAGGAGCATTGGATACAATTATCGCAGTTGTAACGCTCACTGCAATAAAAAAGAGAAACCTGAGTATATAAATTAAAAAAGGAGGAACATATGTTCCTCCTTTTTTCTACAAAACTATTTAAACTATTTAATGTTTAACAGCTTTTTCCAATGTTTCTTTAGCTTGATTCACTAAAACTTCGAATGCTTCCTGATCGTTAACCGCAAGGTCTGCAAGCATCTTTCGATCTATCTCTACGCCAGCTTTTTTTAAACCATCCATCAGTTTACTATAGCTCAAGCCGTACTCCCTTGAAAGCGCATTAATCCTTATAATCCATAAGCTTCTAAACTCTCTTTTTCTTTCTCTTCTGTGCACATATGCATTTTTCATTGCATGAAGAACAGCCTCATTTGCTCTTCTATATCGTTTAGAAGAAGCACCTCTATACCCTTCTGCTAATTTTAAAATCTTTTTATGTCTCTTCCTGGTTACGGAACCTGCTTTTACTCTCATAGCCAATCACTCTCCTTTCACTTTAAATACGGAACTAAAGGTTGAATATTTTTTAAATCTTTTTTAAGAACCTCTCTTTTTTGCAACTGTCTTTTCTTTCTTTTCATGCCCTTCTTTTCAAGGTGGTGACTATGACCAGCACCATAAGACACTATTTTCCCACTACCAGTAATTTTAAACCTTTTCGCTGCCGATTTCGTTGTCTTCATCTTTTTGGCCATCTTTATCTCTCCTTTCTTTTATTTTCTTCAAAGTTTCCTTGGTAGGTTCCATATAAAATATAAGATTTCTTCCGGCAAGTTTTGGCTCATGAACTAAATACCCGATATCTGAAAGCGCATCGATAATTTTATGTGCAAGTACAAAACCCTTATCTGTATAAGCCATTTCTCTTCCTCTGAACCAAATCTCAAGCTTCAATCTATTTCCATTTTCTAAAAACTTTCGAACTTTTCGATTTTTTGTATCAAGGTCATGCTTATCTATCTTCAACCTATAACGCATCTGTTTGACTTCAACTTTAGTCTGTTTTTTCTTCGCTTCTTTCAGCTGCTTATTCTTCTGATAAATAAATTTACCCAGATCCGCCAGCTTGCATACAGGTGGTTTCGCATTAGGAGAAATAGCTATAAGGTCATAACCGCGCTTCTCCGCAATCTCTAAAGCCTCACGTGAACTTACAATACCCATTTGGCTACCATCTTCATCAATAAGCCTTACTTCTTTCCATCTAATTCTTTCATTCGCAATTACATTTCGTTCTTTAATCCCATCACCTCCACAAAAAAATTATGGGCAGCACACGAGACCGCCCATATAAAATAATAATTTAATTTCGTTAAAACCTTCTCACAAGCCTCGAGCCGTTTAAGGTAAGAGTATAAACTCTTTTGCAAAATCATTATATAGTATATAAAAAATTAATCAATAGTTTTTTCCTTTATCTCTTGTTCAATTCTTTCGATAAACTCTTCAAGTTTTACTGCGCCAAGATTTCCTTTTTTCCTTCTCCTCACTGAAACAGACTCACTCTTCGCCTCTTTATCGCCAATAACAAGAATGTATGGCACCTTTTCCTTCTCGGCGTCTCGAATCTTTGCATTCATTTTTTCATTCCTGTTATCCAATTCGACCCTAATCTTTCTATCAACTAAAACATTGTAAACTTTTTTTGCATAGTCACTGTGAGCATCTGAAATAGTAACAATCTTTATCTGAACAGGAGCAAGCCAAACAGGAAATGCGCCAGCGTAATGCTCAATTAAAGTACCGAAAAACCGCTCTATAGAGCCCAAAACAACTCTATGTAACACAATAGGCTGATGCTCTTTGCCATCAGGCCCAATATAACTTACATCAAATCGTTCAGGTAAATTAAAATCGACCTGAACAGTAGGTCCTTGCCATTCTCTTCCCAGTGCATCAACAAGCTTTACGTCAATCTTTGGCCCATAGAACACACCTTCCCCTGGATCAACTTTATACGCAAGGCCAAGCTTTTCCACTGCCTTTTTCAACGCTTCTGTTGCAAGCTCCCATTTATCAAGAGTCCCCACATACTTCTCGGGACGCGTTGAAAGGTAAATATTATATTTTGTAAATCCAAATGACTCAATCATAAATTTAGTAAAATCAAGCACATTAATAATTTCATCTTCCAGTTGATCCGGCATTACAAAAAGATGGGCATCATCCTGAGTGAATCCCCTTACCCTAAGAAGCCCGTGCAAGACACCTGATTTCTCATACCTGTACACAGTACCAAGCTCCGCATAACGAATAGGCAAATCTCTGTAACTTCTTGTTTTTGTCTTATATATCATAATATGAAACGGACAATTCATCGGCTTTATCATATAGGAACCTTTATCAACTTCAATTGGAGAAAACATATTTTCCCTGTAAAAATCCCAATGGCCTGATGTTTGCCATATTTCTACCCTTGCAATATGCGGAGAACGAACAAACCCGTAACCCCTCTTTATATGTTCGTCTTGCCAAAAATCTTCCACTATTTTCCGTATCATAGCGCCTTTTGGATGCCAAAGAATAAGTCCAGGGCCAACATTTTCATTAATGCTAAACAGGTCAAGTTCTTTTCCTAATTTTCTATGGTCTCGTTGTTTAGCTTCTTCAAGGAAGCTTATGTATTCTTTCAACGCCTTCTTGGTAGCAAATGCCGTCCCGTATATTCTTTGAAGCATTTTGTTCTTTTCGCTACCCCGCCAATAAGCACCTGCAACGGAAAGAAGTTTAAAATACTTCGCATACCCTGTTGACGGGAGATGCGGGCCTCTGCAAAGATCCGTAAAATCACCTTGAGTATAAAGAGTAACGGTATCCCCAGGTAGCTCCTCCAATAATTCTACTTTATAAATTTCTCCTCGCTCTTTAAAATATTTAATTGCTTTTTCTTTAGTTGTTTCTTTTTTTTCAAAAACATAATCAGCTTCTACAATCTTATTCATCTCTTCTGATATGCTGACGAGATCTTCGGGGACAAAAGAATGGTCAAGATCAAAATCATAATAGAACCCATTTTCAATGGCAGGCCCTATTGCAAAATAAACTCCGGGAAAAAGATGCATGACTGCCTGGGCGAGGATATGTGCAACACTATGGCGAAGCACTTCCTCGCCGTCCTTTGAATCAATCGTCACAGGTTCAAGCTCTGTATTATCGATAATATTTGTCGAAAGATCTAATTTTGTACCACTGTTGGTTTTTGCGGCAATAACATTTTTATTTAACAAGTTCATTTGAGCAAAAATATCTTTCACAGAAACTCCTTTATCAAGAAGCAGTTTCTGATCATATACTTTAACCTCAATATTTTCTGACATTAGCCCTCCTGTAAAAACAAATGGTGGGCGATAGTGGAATCGAACCACTGACCTCTTCGGTGTCAACGAAGCGTTCTACCTCTGAACTAACCGCCCTTATTTATATACAGTTATACAAAATATTCGCTACTTGTCAAGAGTTTTCTCTAAACTCAAAAACGGTTAAAACGGTGCCTGGCACAAAATTAACCGTTTTTGACCACTTTTACTAATACAAAAGCCCCCGCTTTTGCGGGGGCTTAAAATTTACACTTCTAATATAAATACTATTATCTTTCGCCTATATTTGCTCTAAGCTTAGCAGCAAGTTCTTTAAGGCCATCTTCCGGAGAAATTTTACCGAGGTAAATTTTCTGAAGTGCTGCATTTACATCTCTCCTTGAGTTATTCCATGCAGAAATTGGAGGTTGCAAAACACAGTTTGCAAGTTGGTCATAACCAGCATGTACTTCCGGATGCTCCTCAAGGAATTCTTTCATCTCCGGAAGCTCAAGCGCAGATTTTCTAACAGGTAAGTAACCAGTCCCCATTGCCCATTGTGCAGTCTTTCTCGGAGAAGTAAACCACTTTACAAAGTCCCAGGCACCATCCTGTTGAGCTTGAGAGGAAGTCGAGCCAAATATAACAACATTTGTACCATACATAACAGAGTGTTGTCCTGCAGGACCTGCTGGCAAAGGTGCCTCGGCAAATTGGAATCTGCCGCCTACAGCTTTATTCATATAATAGTAACTGGCAACACTTGCAAAAGTAAATGCACATTTCTGATTACCATAATCACTTTGATAGTCGTACCCTGAGGTAATATGAACATACCCATTTTGCACCATGTCGTTCATTGACACCGTTGCATCGAGTGCTCCCGACGTTTTGTCAAACAAAACCTTTCTATTGTCTTTTGAAAGGACCTCTCCACCATATTCGTATACACGTGCATACCATAGATCTACTGAAGGAGAATAAGAAGCTCCCCATTGGCTGCCATCTTCTTTGGTAAGCAATTTGCATGCCTCTTCAAACTCATCCCAGGTCTTTGGAACGGCAATACCATTTTCTTCCAACATATCAACATTGTAATACATTACAATGTTGCTCTTATTAAAGGGAAGCATCCACATTTTGCCATCAGGAAGATACCCATTTGCCCACATATTTTCAAAGAAATCTTCCCTATCACTTTTCAATAATCCGTTTGCGCCATTAACAAATTTTTCTATCGGAGTAAGGTAGCCACCTGTAATATATTCCGCTACCCAGTTTTCATAAGCTTGTGTAAGAACAGGCGGGTTTCCTCCGGCAATAGCTGCGATGGTTTTCTGCTGCAACGGATTGTAGCTTGAAAACGGTGTACCCTGTATCTCTGTCCTTGGGTGAGTAGCATTATACTCTTTAATCAAATTGTCAAGAACCTCACCTTGTGTATAGTTCATCGCATGCCAGAAACTAACTTCCACTGGCTGCCAATCGGGAGAATGCTTAATCAAGACAGATCTCTCTGTTCCGCTCCATGTTACTTCCATCCCCAATGTTTCAGCAATAAATCTTACAGGTACCACAGTTCTTGATGTTTTTACAATAATAGTCGGTGCAGAATCAAGGTACACATCGTAACCATTAGCTTGAGCTTTTACATCGTCAATTTTTAATATAGCGATGTTTTCCCCCAACGTAATGGTAACTTTTCTCTCTTCGTTAGACCAACCTACTGTAGCTCCCATTGCTTCAGTCACAAAACGAATAGGCACCATCGTCCTATTGTTCATAATAACAGGCGGCTGATCCAAAGTCGTTGCCTTACCATTCACATAGGCCGTAGACTTATCAATGTAAATCTTAACAGCCGTCACATCTTCCGCATTGATTCTTGCCATAGGTACTAAAATTGTACCAACAAGAAAAATTACAACTACAAGTGCAATAATCTTTTTCATACAACACCTCCTTTTTATTTTAAAACAAGTACAACTAACCTTTTACTGCACCTCGCGCTATACCCTCTATAAACTGCCTCTGGAAAATGAGAAAGAGAATTAATATTGGAGCCGTTGCCATAGTAGAGGCAGCAGTCAACAATCCCCATTCAGTACCCTCTGAGCTAAGAAAAGAATTTAAGGCAACTTCAAGCGGCATAATCGCATAATCCGTTGCAACAATTAATGGCCAGAGAAATGCATTCCAGCTGCCTAAAAATACAAACAGAGCAAGTGTTAAAAGCGTGGGTTTCGCAAGGGGTATTGCAACGGAAAAGAAATATCTGCTAATAGAGCAGCCGTCTACCTGTGCCGCTTCCCATAGTTCGTTGGGAATTGTTTTAAAAAATTGCCTTGTAAGAAATATGCCGAATACACTAGCACACCAGGGTATAATCATTGCTTGATACGTATTGAGCCAGTTCAAATTTTTCAAAACCACATAATTGGGAATAAGAAGCATTTCGCCTGGAATCATTAGAAGGCCAAGTAATAAAATAAAAATTTTATTACGAAGAGGAAATTTAAGTTTTGCAAATGCAAAACCAGCAAGAGAAGAATTGAAAACAGAAAGTATTGTTGTAGTTCCGGCAATAAAAACAGTATTCCCAATATATCGCAACCAGGATATCCCACCGGGAGGATTATGCCACATGTCTATGTAATTTTTAAAATAGAAATCAGGTATAAGTTTCGGTGGAAAAGCAAACAATGTTTCTGGTCTATTCAATGAAGAAGCAACCATCCAATAAAATGGAAAAACGGTAAACACCAAAACAATAGTCAGAAGAGCATATGTAAGAACGTTAGATAATTTAACGTTCTTAAGCCACTTCATTTTCTTCTCCTTGAGATTATTCTCCTGCATAGAAAACTTTTCTCCCTGTAAATTTGATATTAAGCAACGTAAGTGCAAATATAAATATAAATAACATCACAGCCACTGCGCTTGCATATCCTGCTGCCCAATCTTCAAAAGCTTTAACATATAAGTAATAACCGGTTGTAGCAGTCGTGTAATAGGGTCCACCACGTGTTAAAACAAAAACAGGAGTAAACATCTTAAAAGCTCCTATCATAGAAATAATAAGAACAAAGAAGGTTGTCGGGGAAAGCATAGGCCAGGTAATATGCCAAAAAACTCCATTTGCGTTTGCTCCATCAATACGAGCTGCTTCTTGCAGTTCTGTCGGCACTCCTGTAAGTCCAGCCATAAAAAGAATTGTAGAAAACCCAATTGCATGCCAGGTAGTGTATATAACAAGTGAAATAAGAGCCGATGGAGAACCTAACAGCCACATAGATGTTGGGAAATGCAACAATCGCAAAAAAGAGTTTAAAAACCCATAACCAGGGTGGAACATCCACCTCCACACAATAGATGTTGCAACTAACGGTGTCACATAAGAAATAAAAATACCAAGCCTAAAAAAACCTCGGAATTTAATGGGACGCATAAGCAGTAAAGCTAAAATGAGCGAAATACTTATCTGTAAAGGCACACTCAAGGCAACATATTTCGCAGTAACGAGAACAGAACCCCAAAATTCAGAAGCATAGGGAGATTTGAAAAGAAGGTTTATAAAATTAGTTAACCCGATAAAGTGCTTTGGCCCAATCATATTCCAATCCAAAGTACTAATATAAAAGACAAATATTGAGGGGAAAATTACAAAGATTGAAAGAACAAGTACAGCAGGCGAAATAAACAGGTATCCAGTCAGGAACTCTTTAATAGTCCTTAGGCGTTTTCTTCGCTGTAGAACAACTTCCTCAGTCATTCCTGTCTCCTTTCAAAATATATTTCTATTATAGGCAATTAGTAAAATTTTGTCAACTGAACAAAAAATATTATAAATAAAATGAAACTGAATTCAACCCAATAACTGAAAAATTTAATAAGGTAATTTTAAAAATATTTACATAAAATTAAAAATATGCTAATATTGTAGCTATGGCACATACGATAAATATAAATTTTTTAGTTTTTATTGGTTTTGCTCTAATTTTTCAGCTTATTATGGGTGCAAACGATGGAGGAACACTTTTAGGGTCCATTGTGTCCTCTAATTTTATTCATCCGATATTTGCTGTAGTAATACTTTTTATAGGTATGTTTCTTGCACCATTCATTTTTGGCACAGCAATAGTAAAAACATTAGGAACAAAAATACTTCCTTTAGAATATATGAATATGCAATTACTTTACGGCACTCTAATTTCTACAATTATATGGGTCATCATAGCACAAAAAATAAAATATCCGGTAAGCATATCCTATGCATTTGTTGGCGCACTTATAGGCGGAGGAATAGCAACAAAATTTGCAGATAAAATAAATAGGCCCGAAGTGTATAAAATATTCGGAGCATTAATAATATCTATACTAATAAGCTTTGTTGCAGGATTTCTTTTGATAAAATTAATAAACTTATTATTATATAAAGCCGCCCCAAGAACATCTATGTATTTTAAAATACTGCAAGTTTTTACATCCGTGTTACTCGTTATGGGCTATGGAGCAAATGATGCAGAAAAAACACTGAGCTTAATATATATGGCAGCATATGTAACTCACACAAATATAGCAGCTAACGCTAAGGACCCATGGATTATCCTTGCTTTGACGGTCATATTTATAGCAGGTACTCTACTTCTTGGAGAAAATGTAGCTACTACTGCAGGCTTTCGCATTATGCGATCTAAACCAAAACAGACATTTTTTGCCCAACTAATTACATCCGCCACCGTACTATCCTTCACACGGATAGGGCTACCGATAAGCAGCACAGAAACATTAAATATGGGACTCATAGGCATAGGAACAGGAGAAAAGCCATATTCTGTGAGATGGAATGTAGTAAAGAATCTTCTTTTCGTTTGGATTATTACAATACCTGCTTCTATTTTACTTTCCTATGCTATTACTTTGATTTTAGAAAAAATGTTTTAAACTATATATAGGAGAATGAAAAAGAAAATGAAACTATGGAGTTCTATTTTTAAAAAATCTGATTCTTTTTATACCCTGATAAAAAAACAGGGAGATCTTACAGTAGAAGGAACAAACCTTCTTAATAAATTCATGGGTATAGATAAAAAAGTATCTGATCATGCTGTACTCAGACACGACTTAAAAATTAAGATTAAAAAAGTAGAAGAAGAAGGAGATAGGGCAAGAAGAGAATTAATTAATGAACTTAACAAAAGTTTCATTACGCCTTTTGATAGGCAAGATATATTTACTTTATCCAGTATAATAGACGACATACTTGACTATTCATTAAACACGGCTAAAGAAATGATAGAATATGATATCTATCCAAACTTTTACCTTAAAAAAATGATCGAAAAATTATCAAGAGGTACTACACATATTAATTACGCTGTAAGCAAGCTATCCAAAAACAAACAACTCGTAAACAATAATATCATTGCCGCCAAATCCATTGAAAATGAAATAGAGGAAACATATCGCGAAGCATTAGCTGAACTATTCGCAAATCCAGATTTTCATTATATCTTTAAAATAAGGGAAATATACAGACATGTAAGCAACTCCGCAGACAGAATCTCGGAGGCAGCAGAT
The Caldisericota bacterium genome window above contains:
- a CDS encoding carbohydrate ABC transporter permease; translation: MKWLKNVKLSNVLTYALLTIVLVFTVFPFYWMVASSLNRPETLFAFPPKLIPDFYFKNYIDMWHNPPGGISWLRYIGNTVFIAGTTTILSVFNSSLAGFAFAKLKFPLRNKIFILLLGLLMIPGEMLLIPNYVVLKNLNWLNTYQAMIIPWCASVFGIFLTRQFFKTIPNELWEAAQVDGCSISRYFFSVAIPLAKPTLLTLALFVFLGSWNAFLWPLIVATDYAIMPLEVALNSFLSSEGTEWGLLTAASTMATAPILILFLIFQRQFIEGIARGAVKG
- a CDS encoding DUF47 family protein, yielding MKKKMKLWSSIFKKSDSFYTLIKKQGDLTVEGTNLLNKFMGIDKKVSDHAVLRHDLKIKIKKVEEEGDRARRELINELNKSFITPFDRQDIFTLSSIIDDILDYSLNTAKEMIEYDIYPNFYLKKMIEKLSRGTTHINYAVSKLSKNKQLVNNNIIAAKSIENEIEETYREALAELFANPDFHYIFKIREIYRHVSNSADRISEAADTIGNIIIKEM
- a CDS encoding sugar ABC transporter permease, with translation MTEEVVLQRRKRLRTIKEFLTGYLFISPAVLVLSIFVIFPSIFVFYISTLDWNMIGPKHFIGLTNFINLLFKSPYASEFWGSVLVTAKYVALSVPLQISISLILALLLMRPIKFRGFFRLGIFISYVTPLVATSIVWRWMFHPGYGFLNSFLRLLHFPTSMWLLGSPSALISLVIYTTWHAIGFSTILFMAGLTGVPTELQEAARIDGANANGVFWHITWPMLSPTTFFVLIISMIGAFKMFTPVFVLTRGGPYYTTATTGYYLYVKAFEDWAAGYASAVAVMLFIFIFALTLLNIKFTGRKVFYAGE
- a CDS encoding extracellular solute-binding protein — protein: MKKIIALVVVIFLVGTILVPMARINAEDVTAVKIYIDKSTAYVNGKATTLDQPPVIMNNRTMVPIRFVTEAMGATVGWSNEERKVTITLGENIAILKIDDVKAQANGYDVYLDSAPTIIVKTSRTVVPVRFIAETLGMEVTWSGTERSVLIKHSPDWQPVEVSFWHAMNYTQGEVLDNLIKEYNATHPRTEIQGTPFSSYNPLQQKTIAAIAGGNPPVLTQAYENWVAEYITGGYLTPIEKFVNGANGLLKSDREDFFENMWANGYLPDGKMWMLPFNKSNIVMYYNVDMLEENGIAVPKTWDEFEEACKLLTKEDGSQWGASYSPSVDLWYARVYEYGGEVLSKDNRKVLFDKTSGALDATVSMNDMVQNGYVHITSGYDYQSDYGNQKCAFTFASVASYYYMNKAVGGRFQFAEAPLPAGPAGQHSVMYGTNVVIFGSTSSQAQQDGAWDFVKWFTSPRKTAQWAMGTGYLPVRKSALELPEMKEFLEEHPEVHAGYDQLANCVLQPPISAWNNSRRDVNAALQKIYLGKISPEDGLKELAAKLRANIGER
- a CDS encoding inorganic phosphate transporter produces the protein MAHTININFLVFIGFALIFQLIMGANDGGTLLGSIVSSNFIHPIFAVVILFIGMFLAPFIFGTAIVKTLGTKILPLEYMNMQLLYGTLISTIIWVIIAQKIKYPVSISYAFVGALIGGGIATKFADKINRPEVYKIFGALIISILISFVAGFLLIKLINLLLYKAAPRTSMYFKILQVFTSVLLVMGYGANDAEKTLSLIYMAAYVTHTNIAANAKDPWIILALTVIFIAGTLLLGENVATTAGFRIMRSKPKQTFFAQLITSATVLSFTRIGLPISSTETLNMGLIGIGTGEKPYSVRWNVVKNLLFVWIITIPASILLSYAITLILEKMF